Proteins encoded together in one Rhizobacter sp. J219 window:
- a CDS encoding DUF294 nucleotidyltransferase-like domain-containing protein, which yields MDEVDPGSTTLAEQSQESALGELRRKLPIGVPPHTPLQDALATMHERRIGSLLVFDGDGAAVGILTRDDIIGRVTLPQLPLHTPISQVMSAPVHTLTVQHTLHDAALLMSRQGVRHVPVTDGARVVNLISERDVFALQRLTLRPLSAAIRGATDVPSLAEAAHQIRGFAHELLAHGVAARQLTLLISHLNDRLTERLVQLLAAECAVDLQRACWLCFGSEGRSEQTIATDQDNGLVFASDDPERDRPQWLAFGRRVNEALATCGYPLCKGLVMAGEPGCCMSVAEWGARFDHWMQHGAPADLLNACIYFDFRPLTGCLALIRPLRELVARDAVRLPRFLKQMAENALSNPAALDWLGRIEADRQAGQELFDLKFHGSMIFVDAARLFTLATGGSGTNTRERLLAAGLALKVPTRESESWVSAFEFVQMLRLRAQLRREPGAAGNPNLIDLATLNDMDRRMLKESLRVGRRLQQRIGFDYRR from the coding sequence ATGGACGAGGTCGACCCCGGCTCCACCACGCTGGCCGAGCAAAGCCAGGAATCGGCGCTTGGCGAGCTGCGCCGCAAGCTGCCCATCGGCGTGCCGCCGCACACGCCGCTGCAAGACGCGCTGGCCACCATGCATGAGCGGCGCATCGGCTCGCTGCTGGTGTTCGACGGTGACGGGGCGGCGGTGGGCATCCTCACCCGCGACGACATCATCGGCCGCGTGACCCTGCCGCAGCTGCCGCTGCACACGCCCATCTCGCAGGTGATGAGCGCACCGGTGCACACGCTCACCGTGCAGCACACGCTGCACGATGCGGCGCTGCTGATGTCGCGCCAGGGCGTGCGGCATGTGCCGGTGACCGATGGGGCCAGGGTCGTCAACCTGATCTCCGAGCGCGACGTGTTTGCGCTGCAACGCCTGACGCTGCGCCCGCTCAGCGCGGCCATCCGCGGCGCCACCGACGTGCCTTCGCTGGCCGAGGCGGCGCACCAGATCCGCGGCTTTGCGCATGAGCTGCTGGCGCATGGCGTGGCGGCGCGGCAGCTCACGCTGCTCATCAGCCATCTCAACGACCGGCTGACCGAGCGCCTGGTGCAGCTGCTCGCCGCCGAGTGCGCCGTCGATCTGCAGCGAGCCTGCTGGCTGTGCTTCGGCTCGGAGGGCCGCTCCGAGCAGACCATCGCGACCGACCAGGACAACGGGCTGGTGTTCGCCAGCGACGACCCCGAGCGCGACCGCCCGCAGTGGCTTGCCTTCGGGCGGCGCGTCAACGAGGCGCTGGCCACCTGCGGCTACCCGCTGTGCAAGGGCCTGGTGATGGCCGGCGAGCCCGGCTGCTGCATGAGCGTGGCCGAGTGGGGTGCGCGCTTCGATCACTGGATGCAGCACGGTGCGCCGGCCGACCTGCTCAACGCCTGCATCTACTTCGACTTTCGCCCGCTCACCGGCTGCCTGGCGCTGATCCGCCCGCTGCGCGAGCTGGTGGCGCGCGATGCCGTGCGCCTGCCGCGCTTTCTCAAGCAGATGGCCGAGAACGCGCTCAGCAACCCCGCGGCGCTCGATTGGCTGGGCCGCATCGAGGCCGACCGCCAGGCCGGGCAGGAGTTGTTCGACCTCAAGTTCCACGGTTCGATGATCTTTGTCGACGCGGCGCGCCTCTTCACGCTGGCCACCGGTGGCAGCGGCACCAACACCCGTGAGCGCCTGCTGGCGGCCGGCTTGGCCCTGAAGGTGCCCACGCGCGAGAGCGAGTCGTGGGTAAGCGCCTTCGAGTTCGTGCAGATGCTGCGCCTGCGCGCCCAGCTGCGGCGCGAGCCCGGCGCGGCGGGCAACCCCAACCTGATCGACCTGGCCACGCTCAACGACATGGACCGGCGCATGCTGAAGGAGTCACTGCGCGTGGGGCGCCGCCTGCAGCAGCGCATCGGTTTCGACTACCGGCGCTGA
- a CDS encoding PolC-type DNA polymerase III → MFDTETTGLAPSEGDEIISVGAVRVVNGRLLRHECFDRLIQPLRAVSRESQAIHGITPQMLAGQAGIEQVLPLFARFAQDTVLVAHNAAFDMRFLQLAEARTGVVFSQPVLDTLMLSALAHPGHPDAEHQLERIAARLGVATIGRHTALGDAMLTGEVFIKLLPLLAERGIRTLGQAREASQKSHYARLEY, encoded by the coding sequence GTGTTCGACACCGAGACCACGGGCCTTGCGCCCTCTGAAGGCGACGAGATCATCTCGGTGGGTGCGGTACGCGTTGTCAACGGCCGCCTGCTGCGCCACGAGTGCTTCGACCGGCTGATCCAGCCGCTGCGCGCGGTCAGCCGCGAGTCGCAGGCCATCCACGGCATCACGCCGCAGATGCTGGCCGGGCAGGCCGGCATCGAGCAGGTGCTGCCGCTCTTTGCGCGCTTCGCCCAAGACACCGTGCTGGTGGCGCACAACGCGGCCTTCGACATGCGCTTCCTGCAGCTGGCCGAGGCGCGTACCGGCGTGGTGTTCAGCCAGCCGGTGCTCGACACGCTGATGCTCTCGGCCCTGGCCCACCCCGGCCACCCCGACGCCGAGCACCAGCTGGAGCGCATTGCGGCACGCCTGGGCGTGGCCACCATCGGCCGCCACACGGCACTGGGCGACGCCATGCTCACGGGCGAGGTCTTCATCAAGCTGCTGCCGCTGCTGGCCGAGCGCGGCATCCGCACCCTCGGGCAGGCGCGCGAGGCATCGCAGAAGTCCCACTACGCGAGGCTCGAATACTGA
- a CDS encoding PAS domain-containing protein translates to MSDRIRFALRLAVLTLLAYALLGAVAAAVWMDLDATERSQMAALMAPRTPLIVMLAMLLPFLLGGLLRWWFSAYPSRALRMAEELALIHSVNPAHRVSIEGGFEMRLLGDAINVFADVHARLAGQVQQRVDEAHQSLAEERNRLAALMSELAQSVLVCNAEGRVLLYNPRAAQLLASDAPPQGAVPLGLGRSIFGILERSQIVHALDRIARRLEQHADHPVAHFVTTRGDRLLRVQMAPVLDTQGEVGGFVLMLEDITQSIASDNRREQLMRQLTEGSRAALANIRAAAETVLQFPDMETAQRLRFAAVIRDEAQAMSARLDAADAAEPQAPGVAWPLEDMLAVDLVFALQRQLERELGLTVACSDPPEPLWVRVDSHALVQTLSRLVGRVAAALKLRSVVIETAASGRFVRMSLNWSGPAPQREDLRLWQAEAGGADGPSVDALLLRHGAEMWSHTEPSRGVSGLCLQLPSASPAPVALGVSEAREPADLLRLRPLQSQHPQPRSSTSACSVS, encoded by the coding sequence GTGTCTGACCGCATCCGATTCGCACTCAGGCTGGCGGTGTTGACGCTGCTGGCCTACGCCTTGCTGGGTGCCGTCGCGGCGGCGGTGTGGATGGATCTCGACGCCACCGAGCGCTCCCAGATGGCGGCGTTGATGGCGCCTCGCACGCCCTTGATCGTGATGCTGGCGATGCTGTTGCCGTTTCTGCTGGGGGGCTTGCTGCGCTGGTGGTTCAGTGCCTACCCGTCGCGCGCGCTGCGCATGGCCGAGGAGCTGGCGCTGATCCACAGCGTCAACCCGGCGCACCGCGTCAGCATCGAAGGCGGCTTCGAGATGCGCCTGCTGGGGGACGCCATCAATGTCTTTGCCGACGTGCACGCGCGGCTGGCCGGCCAGGTGCAGCAGCGCGTGGACGAAGCCCACCAGAGCCTGGCCGAAGAGCGCAACCGGCTGGCCGCGCTGATGTCCGAGCTGGCGCAGAGCGTGCTTGTGTGCAACGCCGAGGGCCGGGTGCTGCTCTACAACCCGCGCGCGGCCCAGCTGCTCGCGAGCGATGCGCCCCCGCAAGGGGCCGTGCCGCTGGGCCTGGGGCGCTCGATCTTCGGCATCCTGGAGCGCAGCCAGATCGTGCACGCACTCGACCGCATCGCACGCCGCCTGGAGCAACATGCCGACCACCCGGTGGCGCACTTCGTCACCACCCGCGGCGACCGGCTGCTGCGGGTGCAGATGGCGCCGGTGCTCGACACCCAGGGCGAGGTGGGCGGCTTCGTGCTGATGCTCGAAGACATCACCCAGTCGATCGCGTCCGACAACCGGCGCGAGCAGCTGATGCGCCAGCTGACCGAGGGCTCGCGCGCGGCGCTGGCCAACATCCGCGCAGCTGCCGAGACGGTGCTGCAGTTTCCCGACATGGAGACCGCACAGCGCCTGCGCTTTGCCGCGGTGATCCGCGACGAGGCCCAGGCCATGTCGGCTCGGCTCGATGCGGCCGACGCAGCCGAGCCGCAGGCACCCGGTGTGGCCTGGCCGCTCGAAGACATGCTGGCCGTCGACTTGGTGTTTGCGCTGCAACGTCAGCTGGAGCGCGAGCTGGGCCTGACGGTGGCCTGCAGCGACCCGCCCGAGCCGCTGTGGGTGCGGGTCGACAGCCATGCGCTGGTTCAGACGCTCAGTCGCCTGGTGGGCCGGGTGGCTGCGGCCCTCAAGCTGCGCTCGGTGGTCATCGAGACGGCGGCCTCGGGCCGCTTCGTGCGCATGTCGCTCAACTGGAGCGGCCCGGCACCGCAGCGCGAAGACCTGCGTCTGTGGCAGGCCGAGGCCGGTGGTGCCGACGGCCCCTCGGTCGATGCGCTGCTGCTGCGCCATGGCGCCGAGATGTGGTCGCACACCGAGCCGTCGCGTGGCGTCTCGGGCCTGTGCCTGCAGCTGCCCTCGGCCAGCCCGGCCCCGGTGGCGCTGGGGGTGAGCGAAGCTCGCGAGCCGGCCGATCTACTACGACTTCGACCTCTTCAGTCGCAGCACCCGCAGCCCCGGAGCTCGACGAGTGCCTGCTCAGTGAGCTGA
- a CDS encoding response regulator transcription factor: MTQKTILIADDEPNIVISLEYLLQRDGYRVVVARDGQEALDAIAAGPPDLVLLDVMLPRVSGFEVCQNVRENPALAGMPIVMLTAKGREIEVSKGMALGANAYVTKPFSTQELLTQIRALLGAH, from the coding sequence ATGACCCAGAAGACCATCCTCATCGCCGACGACGAGCCCAACATCGTCATCTCGCTCGAATACCTGCTGCAGCGTGACGGCTACCGCGTGGTGGTGGCGCGCGACGGCCAGGAGGCGCTCGACGCCATCGCCGCCGGCCCGCCCGACCTGGTGCTGCTCGACGTGATGCTGCCGCGCGTGTCGGGCTTCGAGGTCTGCCAGAACGTGCGCGAGAACCCGGCGCTGGCCGGCATGCCGATCGTGATGCTCACCGCCAAGGGGCGCGAGATCGAGGTGAGCAAGGGCATGGCGCTGGGTGCCAATGCCTATGTCACCAAGCCGTTTTCCACGCAGGAACTGCTGACGCAGATCCGTGCACTGTTGGGGGCGCACTGA
- a CDS encoding sensor histidine kinase, producing the protein MLLGGVILLTSFAYLGVLFAIAYYGDKRADAGRSIIANPYIYALSMAVYATSWTFYGSVGRAAATGVGFLPIYLGPTLVAALWWLVLRKMIRISKVNRITSIADFIAARYGKSSLLGGLVTVIAVVGIIPYIALQLKAVSTSFIILLQYPLVEMPPKGAPVGLLQDTALYVALLLAAFTIVFGTRHLDATERHEGMVAAVAFESLVKLLAFLAVGVFVTFGLYGGFADVFERAAQLPNIEQLLTLGGSAGTYSSWAWLILLSMLSILFLPRQFQISVVENVNENHVAKAMWLLPAYLLAINIFVLPIAFAGLMQFPAGQIDADTFVLTLPMVHKQEALALLVFIGGLSAATGMVIVETIALSTMICNDLVMPVLLRWKSVATRRDLPRLLLRIRRSAIVLLMMLGYAYYRIAGEAYALVAIGLVSFAAVAQFAPAMLGGMYWRQGTRAGALTGLTLGFLLWAYTLLLPSFAKSGWLPLSFIEHGPFGIEPLKPLALFGLKGMDDISHAMFWSMLFNVGGYAAVSLLGQQSIRDRAQALLFVDAFKFAHRSSSLWRGSASVQEVVALVGRFLGPQRADEAFAQYAAQCGVASAAGFTPDPDLMHFAENLLAGAIGASSARVMLASVVKEEPLGMDEVLNILDEASQVIAYSHQLEQKSRELEVATAELRAANERLKELDRLKDDFISTVTHELRTPLTSIRAFSEILHNDPQMPVAQRDGFVMIIVKESERLTRMINQVLDLSKLESGNAEWHATELDLKEVIHEAVSTTGQLLREHGVSLELALPERVPMVRADHDRLMQVMLNLISNAVKFCPRDTGRISIALHVRPDELQVDVADNGVGVAAQDQELIFEKFRQVGDTLTGKPQGTGLGLPISRQIVQHFGGRLWVVSEPGHGATFSFTLPLTLPLGGTGSQS; encoded by the coding sequence ATGCTGCTCGGTGGCGTGATCCTGCTCACCTCCTTCGCCTACCTGGGCGTGCTGTTCGCCATCGCCTATTACGGCGACAAGCGGGCCGATGCCGGCCGCTCGATCATCGCCAACCCCTACATCTATGCGCTGTCGATGGCGGTCTACGCGACCTCCTGGACGTTCTACGGCAGCGTGGGCCGCGCGGCGGCCACGGGCGTCGGCTTTCTGCCGATCTACCTCGGCCCCACGCTGGTGGCGGCGCTGTGGTGGCTGGTGCTGCGCAAGATGATCCGCATCAGCAAGGTCAACCGCATCACCTCGATCGCCGACTTCATCGCCGCGCGCTACGGCAAGAGCAGCCTGCTGGGCGGGCTGGTCACGGTGATCGCGGTGGTGGGCATCATCCCGTACATCGCACTGCAGCTGAAGGCGGTCTCGACCAGTTTCATCATCCTGCTGCAATACCCCCTGGTGGAGATGCCGCCCAAGGGTGCGCCCGTGGGCCTGCTGCAAGACACCGCGCTCTACGTGGCGCTGCTGCTCGCCGCCTTCACCATCGTCTTCGGCACCCGCCACCTCGACGCCACCGAGCGCCACGAGGGCATGGTCGCAGCGGTGGCCTTCGAGTCGCTGGTGAAGCTGCTCGCCTTCCTGGCGGTGGGGGTGTTCGTCACCTTCGGCCTCTACGGCGGTTTTGCCGATGTCTTCGAGCGCGCTGCGCAATTGCCCAACATCGAACAGCTGCTCACCCTCGGTGGCTCGGCGGGCACCTACAGCTCGTGGGCCTGGCTGATCCTTCTCTCGATGCTGTCCATCCTGTTCCTGCCGCGCCAGTTCCAGATCAGCGTGGTGGAAAACGTCAACGAGAACCATGTGGCCAAGGCGATGTGGCTGCTGCCGGCCTACCTGCTGGCGATCAACATCTTCGTGCTGCCGATCGCCTTTGCCGGGCTGATGCAGTTCCCTGCCGGGCAGATCGACGCCGACACCTTCGTGCTCACGCTGCCCATGGTGCACAAGCAGGAGGCGCTGGCGCTGCTGGTGTTCATCGGCGGGCTGTCGGCGGCCACCGGCATGGTGATCGTCGAGACCATCGCGCTGTCGACCATGATCTGCAACGACCTGGTGATGCCGGTTCTGCTGCGCTGGAAGTCGGTCGCCACGCGCCGCGATCTGCCGCGCCTGCTGCTGCGCATCCGGCGCAGCGCCATCGTGCTGCTGATGATGCTCGGCTACGCCTACTACCGCATCGCGGGCGAGGCGTATGCCCTGGTGGCCATCGGCCTGGTGTCGTTTGCCGCGGTCGCGCAGTTTGCGCCGGCCATGCTGGGCGGCATGTACTGGCGCCAGGGCACCCGCGCCGGCGCGCTCACCGGGCTCACGCTGGGCTTTCTGCTGTGGGCTTACACGCTGCTGCTGCCCTCGTTCGCCAAGTCGGGCTGGCTGCCGCTGTCGTTCATCGAGCACGGGCCCTTCGGCATCGAGCCGCTCAAGCCGCTGGCGCTGTTCGGCCTGAAGGGCATGGACGACATCAGCCACGCCATGTTCTGGAGCATGCTGTTCAACGTGGGGGGCTATGCGGCGGTCTCGCTGCTCGGGCAGCAAAGCATTCGCGACCGCGCCCAGGCGCTGCTGTTCGTCGATGCGTTCAAGTTCGCCCACCGAAGCTCAAGCCTGTGGCGCGGCAGCGCCTCGGTGCAGGAGGTGGTGGCCCTGGTGGGGCGCTTTCTCGGGCCGCAGCGCGCCGACGAGGCCTTTGCCCAATACGCCGCGCAGTGCGGCGTGGCCTCGGCCGCCGGATTCACGCCCGACCCCGACCTGATGCACTTTGCCGAGAACCTGCTGGCCGGCGCCATCGGCGCCTCGTCGGCCCGGGTGATGCTGGCCTCGGTGGTGAAGGAAGAGCCGCTGGGCATGGACGAGGTGCTCAACATCCTCGACGAAGCCTCGCAGGTCATCGCCTACAGCCACCAGCTGGAGCAGAAGTCACGCGAGCTGGAGGTCGCCACCGCCGAGCTGCGCGCGGCCAACGAGCGGCTGAAAGAGCTCGACCGGCTGAAAGACGACTTCATCTCGACCGTGACGCACGAGCTGCGCACGCCGCTCACCTCGATCCGCGCCTTCTCGGAGATCCTGCACAACGACCCGCAGATGCCGGTGGCGCAGCGAGATGGCTTCGTCATGATCATCGTCAAGGAGAGCGAGCGCCTCACCCGCATGATCAACCAGGTGCTCGACCTCTCCAAGCTCGAATCGGGCAATGCCGAGTGGCACGCCACCGAGCTCGACCTGAAAGAGGTGATCCATGAAGCCGTCTCGACCACCGGCCAGTTGTTGCGCGAGCATGGTGTCTCGCTTGAGCTGGCGCTGCCCGAGCGCGTGCCCATGGTGCGAGCCGACCATGACCGCCTGATGCAAGTGATGCTCAACCTGATCTCCAACGCCGTGAAGTTCTGCCCCCGGGACACCGGGCGCATCAGCATCGCGCTGCACGTGCGGCCCGATGAGTTGCAGGTCGACGTGGCCGACAACGGTGTGGGCGTGGCGGCGCAAGACCAGGAGCTCATCTTCGAGAAGTTTCGCCAGGTGGGCGACACGCTGACCGGCAAGCCGCAGGGCACCGGCCTGGGCCTGCCCATCAGCCGCCAGATCGTGCAGCACTTCGGTGGGCGCCTGTGGGTGGTGAGCGAGCCGGGCCACGGTGCGACGTTCTCATTCACCTTGCCACTGACCTTGCCACTTGGCGGCACGGGGAGCCAGTCATGA
- a CDS encoding DUF4212 domain-containing protein: MQLSERHHQYWRANLRITGILLFVWFFVTFVIGYFARDLNFSFFGWPFSFWVAAQGALIVYVIIIGFYARYMNRLDQQHGVAEEE, translated from the coding sequence ATGCAACTGAGTGAAAGACACCACCAGTACTGGCGGGCGAATCTCCGGATCACCGGGATTCTTCTGTTCGTCTGGTTCTTTGTCACCTTTGTGATCGGGTACTTCGCCCGCGACCTGAACTTCAGCTTCTTCGGTTGGCCGTTCAGCTTCTGGGTGGCCGCGCAAGGGGCCTTGATCGTCTACGTGATCATCATCGGGTTCTATGCCCGCTACATGAACCGCCTGGACCAACAGCACGGCGTTGCCGAGGAGGAATGA
- a CDS encoding tetratricopeptide repeat protein has product MLWLLIGRHGAAERVFDGMLARWPQDAYALSSRAHLRAQRGDRAGAIADAQNLVAAHPQRSAADWFNLAFLLEAETHYADAEAAFRQSLALDPKLDRGWYGLGLTLIHLQRFDEAIAALKRNTELQPMSPYGWYQLARVHMDRHEPEETRRIIRHLEGFEPKVAAQLTRETGLGP; this is encoded by the coding sequence ATGTTGTGGTTGCTCATCGGGCGACACGGGGCGGCCGAGCGCGTGTTCGACGGCATGCTCGCGCGCTGGCCGCAAGACGCCTACGCGCTTTCAAGCCGGGCTCACCTGCGGGCGCAGCGCGGCGATCGCGCAGGCGCCATCGCCGATGCCCAGAACCTGGTGGCCGCGCACCCGCAGCGCAGTGCGGCCGACTGGTTCAACCTTGCCTTCCTGCTGGAGGCCGAGACCCACTATGCCGATGCCGAGGCGGCCTTCCGCCAGTCCCTGGCCCTCGACCCCAAGCTCGACCGTGGCTGGTACGGCCTCGGCCTCACCCTGATTCACCTGCAGCGCTTCGACGAGGCCATCGCCGCCCTTAAGCGCAACACCGAACTGCAGCCCATGAGCCCCTACGGCTGGTACCAGCTGGCCCGGGTGCACATGGATCGTCACGAGCCCGAAGAGACGCGGCGGATCATCCGCCACCTCGAGGGCTTCGAGCCCAAGGTGGCTGCGCAGCTGACGCGCGAAACAGGGCTCGGGCCGTGA
- a CDS encoding VanZ family protein — protein sequence MAISMSTNPLARRIAGVIHAPQPWRWLLFVLVAVVCYLALAPVPPKDVDLRWDKLNHASAFTALTLAGCLGFPGSRRLVLRVLLGLLALGGLIEIVQYFVPGRSCEWFDLLADAAGIAIGLGLALIARAWARRGAPPPGR from the coding sequence ATGGCCATTTCGATGTCGACAAACCCCCTTGCGCGCCGGATCGCCGGCGTGATCCACGCCCCCCAGCCCTGGCGCTGGCTGCTATTCGTACTGGTGGCGGTGGTGTGCTACCTGGCACTTGCGCCCGTGCCGCCGAAAGATGTCGACCTGCGCTGGGACAAGTTGAACCACGCCTCGGCCTTCACGGCCCTCACGTTGGCGGGCTGCCTCGGTTTTCCGGGTTCACGCAGGCTGGTGCTGCGCGTGCTGCTGGGTTTGCTGGCCCTGGGCGGGCTGATCGAGATCGTGCAGTACTTCGTGCCGGGCCGCAGCTGCGAATGGTTCGATCTGCTGGCCGATGCGGCGGGCATTGCCATCGGTCTGGGCCTCGCGTTGATCGCACGGGCCTGGGCCCGGCGTGGAGCGCCGCCGCCGGGCAGATAA
- a CDS encoding tetratricopeptide repeat-containing diguanylate cyclase, with protein sequence MKNPQPSFATPPLDELLRQAEAAAARDEHARGIELALRAEAVAREAQDKPSLIRALRLLVMFNSREGLAEQAIAAGQAVLPMLREAGDDAARADALCDMAMAFLDLGLNQEALDHISESVEAARACDDKRLLCLAYNRVGLTKAHLGRFEEAERFLNESLAMAREMGSEEETYRALTNLGVVASDAFDACESRSDSAGAREAIDRAKRHGEDALILARGSGNAYREALTLSNLGRYLGVSGQDKAAFVLLDRARALALEHGHRSLGLACEGNRAELLVRLGRPDDAIAILTEALASAQELYANSMVQDMHRQLYLAHKARGDFAEALAHHERYHALTREQLEQRNDAQSRLMMNRLELDQARFGAERSRMEAELQRVRAEQMAAEAERLQAQARELRRYVLADPLTGLGNRRQVERELPRLLQHSARTGEPIAAAVLDLDHFKRVNDEHGHAVGDAVLTATADLFRARVRGGDLIARMGGEEFLIVFAHASPAWAREACERLRQAVQEHNWAAVSPGLAVTVSIGLCVRAAPVEPAQLIEQADAALYEAKKAGRNQVVVAADATDPGALQQRLL encoded by the coding sequence ATGAAGAACCCTCAACCGTCGTTTGCGACGCCACCGCTCGATGAGCTGCTGCGGCAGGCCGAAGCGGCGGCCGCACGCGACGAACACGCGCGTGGCATCGAGCTGGCGCTGCGGGCCGAGGCCGTGGCCCGCGAGGCGCAGGACAAGCCGAGCCTGATCCGCGCGCTGCGGCTGCTGGTGATGTTCAACAGCCGCGAAGGGCTGGCCGAGCAGGCCATCGCCGCCGGCCAGGCGGTGCTGCCGATGCTGCGCGAGGCCGGCGACGACGCAGCCCGCGCCGACGCGCTGTGCGACATGGCGATGGCCTTCCTCGATCTGGGCCTCAACCAGGAGGCGCTCGACCACATCAGCGAGAGCGTGGAAGCCGCACGCGCCTGCGACGACAAGCGGCTGCTGTGCCTGGCCTACAACCGGGTCGGGCTGACCAAGGCACACCTCGGTCGCTTCGAGGAGGCGGAACGCTTCCTCAACGAGTCGCTCGCGATGGCGCGCGAGATGGGCAGCGAGGAAGAAACCTACCGCGCGCTCACCAACCTGGGCGTGGTGGCGTCCGATGCCTTCGACGCCTGCGAGTCGCGTTCCGACAGCGCCGGCGCACGCGAGGCCATCGACCGGGCGAAGCGCCACGGCGAGGACGCGCTGATCCTCGCGCGCGGCTCGGGCAACGCCTACCGCGAGGCGCTGACCCTGTCTAACCTCGGCCGCTACCTCGGCGTGAGCGGGCAGGACAAGGCGGCCTTCGTGCTGCTCGACCGTGCCCGCGCGCTGGCGCTGGAGCACGGCCACCGCTCGCTCGGCCTTGCCTGCGAAGGCAATCGCGCCGAGCTGCTGGTGCGCCTGGGGCGGCCCGACGATGCGATTGCCATCCTCACCGAGGCGCTCGCCAGCGCGCAGGAGCTGTATGCCAACTCCATGGTGCAGGACATGCACCGCCAGCTCTACCTTGCCCACAAGGCCCGCGGCGATTTCGCCGAAGCGCTGGCGCACCACGAGCGCTACCACGCGCTCACCCGCGAGCAGCTGGAACAGCGCAACGACGCCCAATCGCGCCTCATGATGAACCGACTCGAACTCGACCAGGCGCGCTTCGGCGCCGAGCGTTCGCGCATGGAGGCGGAACTGCAGCGTGTGCGCGCCGAGCAGATGGCCGCCGAAGCCGAGCGGCTGCAGGCGCAGGCGCGCGAGCTGCGCCGCTACGTGCTGGCCGACCCGCTCACCGGCCTGGGCAACCGGCGCCAGGTCGAGCGCGAACTGCCGCGCCTGCTGCAGCACAGCGCGCGCACCGGGGAGCCGATCGCCGCCGCGGTGCTCGATCTCGACCATTTCAAGCGGGTCAACGACGAACACGGCCACGCGGTCGGCGATGCAGTGCTCACCGCCACGGCCGATCTCTTCCGTGCCCGGGTGCGCGGTGGCGACCTCATCGCGCGCATGGGCGGCGAGGAGTTCCTCATCGTCTTCGCCCATGCCTCGCCGGCCTGGGCGCGCGAGGCCTGCGAACGGCTGCGCCAGGCGGTGCAGGAGCACAATTGGGCCGCCGTCTCGCCAGGCCTCGCCGTCACCGTCAGCATCGGCCTGTGCGTGCGCGCGGCGCCGGTCGAACCGGCCCAGCTCATCGAGCAGGCCGACGCGGCGCTGTACGAGGCCAAGAAGGCTGGCCGCAACCAGGTCGTGGTGGCTGCCGACGCCACCGACCCTGGCGCGCTGCAGCAAAGGCTGCTCTGA